A part of Misgurnus anguillicaudatus chromosome 6, ASM2758022v2, whole genome shotgun sequence genomic DNA contains:
- the atp8b4 gene encoding probable phospholipid-transporting ATPase IM isoform X7 translates to MAIWKKDVCIEEERHVRANDRDYNERFSYADNRIKTAKYNVFTFLPTNLFEQFQRFANAYFLVLLILQLIPEISSLSWFTTIVPLVLVLAITAVKDATDDYFRHKSDQQVNTRQSQVLIKGKLQNEKWMNVRVGDIIKLENNQFVAADLLLLSSSEPYGLCYIETAELDGETNLKVRQALTVTSDLGDDVTKLADFNGEVICEPPNNKLDKFTGTLYWNDNKYSLDNEKMLLRGCVLRNTEWCFGLVIFAGLQTKLMQNCGRTKFKRTSIDRLMNTLVLWIFGFLICMGIILAIGNTIWEEKVGSNFWAYLQWKELTSNAIFSGFLTFWSYIIILNTVVPISLYVSVEVLRLGHSYFINWDRRMYYSPKDTPAEARTTTLNEELGQVEFIFSDKTGTLTQNIMVFNKCSINGKTYGEVYDEFGHKVDITEKTPCVDFSFNPLMDRKFRFHDSSLVEAIKLEEPLVQEFFRLLALCHTVMPEERNEGELVYQAQSPDEGALVTAARNFGFVFRSRTPETITLYEMGQPVTYQLLAILDFNNIRKRMSVIVRNPNGQLRLYSKGADTILFDRLDPSNEELMYTTSEHLNEFAGEGLRTLALAYKDLDEDVFDEWMKQLLFASTALDNREEKLGALYEEIEQGMMLLGATAIEDKLQDGVPETIACLTLANIKIWVLTGDKLETAMNIGYSCNMLRDDMNEVFIISGHTTLEVQRELRAAKETIMGPSRDKFSSDANMEKTELYSSDSVFEETIIAEYALVINGHSLAHALEADLEQILVDVACLCKTVICCRVTPLQKALVVELIKRHKRAVTLAIGDGANDVSMIKTAHIGVGISGQEGMQAVLASDYSFAQFRYLHRLLLVHGRWSYHRMCNFLCYFFYKNFAFTLVHFWYGFLCGFSAQTVYDQWFITLFNIVYTSLPVLAMGMFDQDVNEQFSLRYPNLYRPGQLNQLFNKRKFFICTLHGVCTSFILFFIPYGAFMSAVREDGTNISDQQAFAVTIATSLVIVVSVQIGIDTNFWTAVNHFFIWGSLAVYFAILFAMHSNGIYSIFPNQFPFIGTARNSLNQKFVWLVIFLTTVVCIMPMVAVRFIKTDCYPTQTDKVRLLQQATRRQRPQEQNLRRVRRTSSRRSAYAFAHQQGYGELITSGRNMKVHTSSTSTYPLSSPERRPATRDSLNDTTTTTGVTNDAGLSREFDQKITVEDLEDR, encoded by the exons ATGGCAATTTGGAAGAAGGACGTTTGCATTG AAGAGGAACGACACGTTCGGGCCAATGATCGGGACTACAATGAGCGCTTCAGTTATGCT GACAATCGCATCAAGACAGCAAAATATAACGTCTTCACCTTCCTGCCCACCAACCTGTTTGAGCAGTTCCAGCGTTTCGCGAATGCCTACTTCTTAGTTCTCCTGATATTACAG TTAATTCCAGAAATCTCCTCTTTGTCCTGGTTCACCACCATTGTGCCTTTGGTGTTGGTTTTGGCTATCACAGCTGTCAAAGATGCTACTGACGACTAT TTTCGCCATAAAAGTGACCAACAAGTCAATACCCGGCAGTCTCAGGTACTCATCAAAGGAAA ATTACAGAATGAAAAATGGATGAATGTAAGAGTCGGGGATATTATCAAACTTGAGAACAATCAGTTTGTTGCT GCTGACCTTCTCCTTCTCTCCAGCAGTGAGCCCTATGGACTGTGCTATATCGAGACCGCAGAACTTGACGG GGAGACGAACCTGAAGGTGCGTCAGGCTTTGACTGTAACCTCAGACCTCGGGGATGATGTCACGAAGCTCGCCGACTTTAATG GGGAAGTCATCTGCGAACCTCCCAACAATAAATTGGACAAGTTTACAGGGACACTATACTGGAACGATAATAAGTACTCACTGGACAATGAGAAGATGCTCTTGAGAGGCTGCGTGCTCCGAAATACTGAGTGGTGTTTTGGATTGGTTATCTTCGCAG GCCTCCAAACTAAGCTGATGCAAAACTGTGGAAGGACGAAATTCAAAAGAACAAGTATTGATAGGCTGATGAACACTttagtgctgtgg ATCTTTGGATTCCTCATCTGTATGGGCATCATCTTGGCCATTGGAAACACCATTTGGGAGGAGAAAGTTGGCAGCAACTTCTGGGCGTATCTTCAGTGGAAAGAACTCACTAGCAATGCAATCTTCTCTGGCTTCCTGACCTTTTGGTCCTACATTATCATCCTTAATACTGTTGTACCAATCTCACTATATGTTAG CGTTGAAGTTTTGCGGCTGGGACACAGTTACTTTATAAACTGGGACAGACGCATGTACTACAGCCCTAAGGACACACCTGCCGAAGCTCGGACCACCACCCTCAATGAAGAATTGGGTCAGGTGGAATTCATCTTTTCGGATAAAACAGGGACCCTCACCCAAAACATCATGGTGTTTAATAAGTGTTCCATCAATGGCAAGACTTATG gtgaaGTTTATGATGAATTTGGGCATAAAGTAGATATTACAGAG AAAACCCCATGTGTGGATTTCTCCTTCAATCCACTGATGGACCGGAAGTTTCGTTTCCATGACAGCAGCTTGGTTGAGGCCATCAAACTGGAAGAGCCTCTGGTGCAGGAATTCTTCCGTCTGTTAGCACTCTGTCACACTGTCATGCCAGAAGAGAGAAATGAGG GTGAGCTGGTGTATCAGGCACAATCTCCAGATGAAGGAGCTCTGGTCACAGCGGCACGAAACTTCGGCTTTGTGTTCCGGTCCAGAACCCCAGAAACCATCACTTTATATGAGATGGGTCAACCGGTTACCTACCAACTACTGGCCATTTTAGATTTCAACAACATCCGCAAAAGAATGAGCGTTattg TGAGAAACCCAAATGGGCAGCTAAGGCTTTACTCAAAAGGAGCAGACACAATACTCTTTGACAGGCTGGACCCGTCTAATGAAGAGCTTATGTATACTACCTCAGAGCACCTTAAT GAGTTTGCCGGGGAGGGTCTGAGAACATTAGCGCTCGCTTACAAAGACCTGGATGAGGACGTATTTGATGAATGGATGAAGCAACTCCTGTTTGCCAGCACGGCACTGGATAACAGAGAAGAAAAACTCGGGGCCCTGTATGAAGAAATAGAGCAGGGCATGATG CTGCTTGGTGCTACAGCCATAGAGGACAAACTACAAGATGGAGTTCCAGAGACTATTGCCTGTCTGACATTAGCCAACATCAAGATCTGGGTGCTAACAGGGGACAAACTAG AGACGGCAATGAACATCGGCTACTCCTGTAACATGCTCAGAGATGACATGAATGAGGTGTTTATAATCTCAGGTCACACCACGCTTGAGGTCCAACGAGAGCTCAG GGCTGCTAAAGAAACAATCATGGGACCCAGCAGAGATAAATTCAGCAGCGATGCTAACATGGAAAAGACAGAATTATACTCAAGTGACTCTGTCTTTGAAGAGACCATCATTGCAGAGTATGCTTTAGTTATTAATGGACACAGTTTG GCTCATGCCCTGGAGGCAGACCTGGAGCAGATTCTGGTAGATGTGGCGTGCCTGTGTAAGACTGTGATCTGCTGTAGAGTCACTCCACTTCAGAAAGCTCTTGTGGTTGAGCTCATAAAGAGGCATAAGAGAGCTGTCACGCTCGCCATCGGTGATGGAGCCAATGATGTCAGTATGATCAAGA CGGCTCATATTGGTGTGGGCATCAGCGGACAGGAGGGGATGCAGGCGGTGTTGGCCTCCGATTACTCCTTCGCACAGTTCCGTTACCTGCACCGCCTCCTGCTGGTCCACGGGCGCTGGTCCTACCACCGCATGTGCAACTTCCTCTGCTACTTCTTTTACAAGAACTTTGCCTTCACGCTGGTTCATTTCTGGTACGGATTTCTCTGTGGATTCTCGGCACAG ACTGTATACGACCAATGGTTCATCACACTTTTCAACATAGTCTACACTTCACTTCCTGTGCTGGCCATGGGCATGTTTGACCAG GATGTAAATGAGCAGTTCAGCTTACGCTATCCAAATCTGTACAGACCAGGACAACTCAACCAGCTTTTCAACAAGAGGAAGTTTTTCATCTGTACACTGCATGGCGTCTGCAcgtctttcattcttttcttcATCCCGTACGGAGCCTTCATGTCCGCTGTGCGGGAAGACGGCACCAACATCTCCGATCAGCAAGCATTTGCCGTCACCATAGCAACGTCTTTAGTCATCGTGGTCAGTGTCCAG ATTGGCATTGACACAAACTTCTGGACCGCTGTGAATCATTTCTTCATATGGGGAAGTCTAGCTGTTTACTTTGCAATACTTTTTGCAATGCACAGCAATGGCATTTACAGCATATTCCCAAACCAGTTCCCATTTATTG GCACGGCACGTAACTCTCTGAATCAGAAGTTTGTGTGGCTGGTTATCTTCCTTACCACTGTTGTGTGTATAATGCCTATGGTGGCCGTCCGATTCATCAAGACCGACTGCTATCCTACGCAGACTGATAAG
- the atp8b4 gene encoding phospholipid-transporting ATPase ID isoform X8: protein MKVKPEEERHVRANDRDYNERFSYADNRIKTAKYNVFTFLPTNLFEQFQRFANAYFLVLLILQLIPEISSLSWFTTIVPLVLVLAITAVKDATDDYFRHKSDQQVNTRQSQVLIKGKLQNEKWMNVRVGDIIKLENNQFVAADLLLLSSSEPYGLCYIETAELDGETNLKVRQALTVTSDLGDDVTKLADFNGEVICEPPNNKLDKFTGTLYWNDNKYSLDNEKMLLRGCVLRNTEWCFGLVIFAGLQTKLMQNCGRTKFKRTSIDRLMNTLVLWIFGFLICMGIILAIGNTIWEEKVGSNFWAYLQWKELTSNAIFSGFLTFWSYIIILNTVVPISLYVSVEVLRLGHSYFINWDRRMYYSPKDTPAEARTTTLNEELGQVEFIFSDKTGTLTQNIMVFNKCSINGKTYGEVYDEFGHKVDITEKTPCVDFSFNPLMDRKFRFHDSSLVEAIKLEEPLVQEFFRLLALCHTVMPEERNEGELVYQAQSPDEGALVTAARNFGFVFRSRTPETITLYEMGQPVTYQLLAILDFNNIRKRMSVIVRNPNGQLRLYSKGADTILFDRLDPSNEELMYTTSEHLNEFAGEGLRTLALAYKDLDEDVFDEWMKQLLFASTALDNREEKLGALYEEIEQGMMLLGATAIEDKLQDGVPETIACLTLANIKIWVLTGDKLETAMNIGYSCNMLRDDMNEVFIISGHTTLEVQRELRAAKETIMGPSRDKFSSDANMEKTELYSSDSVFEETIIAEYALVINGHSLAHALEADLEQILVDVACLCKTVICCRVTPLQKALVVELIKRHKRAVTLAIGDGANDVSMIKTAHIGVGISGQEGMQAVLASDYSFAQFRYLHRLLLVHGRWSYHRMCNFLCYFFYKNFAFTLVHFWYGFLCGFSAQTVYDQWFITLFNIVYTSLPVLAMGMFDQDVNEQFSLRYPNLYRPGQLNQLFNKRKFFICTLHGVCTSFILFFIPYGAFMSAVREDGTNISDQQAFAVTIATSLVIVVSVQIGIDTNFWTAVNHFFIWGSLAVYFAILFAMHSNGIYSIFPNQFPFIGTARNSLNQKFVWLVIFLTTVVCIMPMVAVRFIKTDCYPTQTDKVRLLQQATRRQRPQEQNLRRVRRTSSRRSAYAFAHQQGYGELITSGRNMKVHTSSTSTYPLSSPERRPATRDSLNDTTTTTGVTNDAGLSREFDQKITVEDLEDR from the exons ATGAAAGTAAAACCAG AAGAGGAACGACACGTTCGGGCCAATGATCGGGACTACAATGAGCGCTTCAGTTATGCT GACAATCGCATCAAGACAGCAAAATATAACGTCTTCACCTTCCTGCCCACCAACCTGTTTGAGCAGTTCCAGCGTTTCGCGAATGCCTACTTCTTAGTTCTCCTGATATTACAG TTAATTCCAGAAATCTCCTCTTTGTCCTGGTTCACCACCATTGTGCCTTTGGTGTTGGTTTTGGCTATCACAGCTGTCAAAGATGCTACTGACGACTAT TTTCGCCATAAAAGTGACCAACAAGTCAATACCCGGCAGTCTCAGGTACTCATCAAAGGAAA ATTACAGAATGAAAAATGGATGAATGTAAGAGTCGGGGATATTATCAAACTTGAGAACAATCAGTTTGTTGCT GCTGACCTTCTCCTTCTCTCCAGCAGTGAGCCCTATGGACTGTGCTATATCGAGACCGCAGAACTTGACGG GGAGACGAACCTGAAGGTGCGTCAGGCTTTGACTGTAACCTCAGACCTCGGGGATGATGTCACGAAGCTCGCCGACTTTAATG GGGAAGTCATCTGCGAACCTCCCAACAATAAATTGGACAAGTTTACAGGGACACTATACTGGAACGATAATAAGTACTCACTGGACAATGAGAAGATGCTCTTGAGAGGCTGCGTGCTCCGAAATACTGAGTGGTGTTTTGGATTGGTTATCTTCGCAG GCCTCCAAACTAAGCTGATGCAAAACTGTGGAAGGACGAAATTCAAAAGAACAAGTATTGATAGGCTGATGAACACTttagtgctgtgg ATCTTTGGATTCCTCATCTGTATGGGCATCATCTTGGCCATTGGAAACACCATTTGGGAGGAGAAAGTTGGCAGCAACTTCTGGGCGTATCTTCAGTGGAAAGAACTCACTAGCAATGCAATCTTCTCTGGCTTCCTGACCTTTTGGTCCTACATTATCATCCTTAATACTGTTGTACCAATCTCACTATATGTTAG CGTTGAAGTTTTGCGGCTGGGACACAGTTACTTTATAAACTGGGACAGACGCATGTACTACAGCCCTAAGGACACACCTGCCGAAGCTCGGACCACCACCCTCAATGAAGAATTGGGTCAGGTGGAATTCATCTTTTCGGATAAAACAGGGACCCTCACCCAAAACATCATGGTGTTTAATAAGTGTTCCATCAATGGCAAGACTTATG gtgaaGTTTATGATGAATTTGGGCATAAAGTAGATATTACAGAG AAAACCCCATGTGTGGATTTCTCCTTCAATCCACTGATGGACCGGAAGTTTCGTTTCCATGACAGCAGCTTGGTTGAGGCCATCAAACTGGAAGAGCCTCTGGTGCAGGAATTCTTCCGTCTGTTAGCACTCTGTCACACTGTCATGCCAGAAGAGAGAAATGAGG GTGAGCTGGTGTATCAGGCACAATCTCCAGATGAAGGAGCTCTGGTCACAGCGGCACGAAACTTCGGCTTTGTGTTCCGGTCCAGAACCCCAGAAACCATCACTTTATATGAGATGGGTCAACCGGTTACCTACCAACTACTGGCCATTTTAGATTTCAACAACATCCGCAAAAGAATGAGCGTTattg TGAGAAACCCAAATGGGCAGCTAAGGCTTTACTCAAAAGGAGCAGACACAATACTCTTTGACAGGCTGGACCCGTCTAATGAAGAGCTTATGTATACTACCTCAGAGCACCTTAAT GAGTTTGCCGGGGAGGGTCTGAGAACATTAGCGCTCGCTTACAAAGACCTGGATGAGGACGTATTTGATGAATGGATGAAGCAACTCCTGTTTGCCAGCACGGCACTGGATAACAGAGAAGAAAAACTCGGGGCCCTGTATGAAGAAATAGAGCAGGGCATGATG CTGCTTGGTGCTACAGCCATAGAGGACAAACTACAAGATGGAGTTCCAGAGACTATTGCCTGTCTGACATTAGCCAACATCAAGATCTGGGTGCTAACAGGGGACAAACTAG AGACGGCAATGAACATCGGCTACTCCTGTAACATGCTCAGAGATGACATGAATGAGGTGTTTATAATCTCAGGTCACACCACGCTTGAGGTCCAACGAGAGCTCAG GGCTGCTAAAGAAACAATCATGGGACCCAGCAGAGATAAATTCAGCAGCGATGCTAACATGGAAAAGACAGAATTATACTCAAGTGACTCTGTCTTTGAAGAGACCATCATTGCAGAGTATGCTTTAGTTATTAATGGACACAGTTTG GCTCATGCCCTGGAGGCAGACCTGGAGCAGATTCTGGTAGATGTGGCGTGCCTGTGTAAGACTGTGATCTGCTGTAGAGTCACTCCACTTCAGAAAGCTCTTGTGGTTGAGCTCATAAAGAGGCATAAGAGAGCTGTCACGCTCGCCATCGGTGATGGAGCCAATGATGTCAGTATGATCAAGA CGGCTCATATTGGTGTGGGCATCAGCGGACAGGAGGGGATGCAGGCGGTGTTGGCCTCCGATTACTCCTTCGCACAGTTCCGTTACCTGCACCGCCTCCTGCTGGTCCACGGGCGCTGGTCCTACCACCGCATGTGCAACTTCCTCTGCTACTTCTTTTACAAGAACTTTGCCTTCACGCTGGTTCATTTCTGGTACGGATTTCTCTGTGGATTCTCGGCACAG ACTGTATACGACCAATGGTTCATCACACTTTTCAACATAGTCTACACTTCACTTCCTGTGCTGGCCATGGGCATGTTTGACCAG GATGTAAATGAGCAGTTCAGCTTACGCTATCCAAATCTGTACAGACCAGGACAACTCAACCAGCTTTTCAACAAGAGGAAGTTTTTCATCTGTACACTGCATGGCGTCTGCAcgtctttcattcttttcttcATCCCGTACGGAGCCTTCATGTCCGCTGTGCGGGAAGACGGCACCAACATCTCCGATCAGCAAGCATTTGCCGTCACCATAGCAACGTCTTTAGTCATCGTGGTCAGTGTCCAG ATTGGCATTGACACAAACTTCTGGACCGCTGTGAATCATTTCTTCATATGGGGAAGTCTAGCTGTTTACTTTGCAATACTTTTTGCAATGCACAGCAATGGCATTTACAGCATATTCCCAAACCAGTTCCCATTTATTG GCACGGCACGTAACTCTCTGAATCAGAAGTTTGTGTGGCTGGTTATCTTCCTTACCACTGTTGTGTGTATAATGCCTATGGTGGCCGTCCGATTCATCAAGACCGACTGCTATCCTACGCAGACTGATAAG
- the atp8b4 gene encoding probable phospholipid-transporting ATPase IM isoform X6: protein MALRWLWMLVPWRGDWNPRSKGPGQEEERHVRANDRDYNERFSYADNRIKTAKYNVFTFLPTNLFEQFQRFANAYFLVLLILQLIPEISSLSWFTTIVPLVLVLAITAVKDATDDYFRHKSDQQVNTRQSQVLIKGKLQNEKWMNVRVGDIIKLENNQFVAADLLLLSSSEPYGLCYIETAELDGETNLKVRQALTVTSDLGDDVTKLADFNGEVICEPPNNKLDKFTGTLYWNDNKYSLDNEKMLLRGCVLRNTEWCFGLVIFAGLQTKLMQNCGRTKFKRTSIDRLMNTLVLWIFGFLICMGIILAIGNTIWEEKVGSNFWAYLQWKELTSNAIFSGFLTFWSYIIILNTVVPISLYVSVEVLRLGHSYFINWDRRMYYSPKDTPAEARTTTLNEELGQVEFIFSDKTGTLTQNIMVFNKCSINGKTYGEVYDEFGHKVDITEKTPCVDFSFNPLMDRKFRFHDSSLVEAIKLEEPLVQEFFRLLALCHTVMPEERNEGELVYQAQSPDEGALVTAARNFGFVFRSRTPETITLYEMGQPVTYQLLAILDFNNIRKRMSVIVRNPNGQLRLYSKGADTILFDRLDPSNEELMYTTSEHLNEFAGEGLRTLALAYKDLDEDVFDEWMKQLLFASTALDNREEKLGALYEEIEQGMMLLGATAIEDKLQDGVPETIACLTLANIKIWVLTGDKLETAMNIGYSCNMLRDDMNEVFIISGHTTLEVQRELRAAKETIMGPSRDKFSSDANMEKTELYSSDSVFEETIIAEYALVINGHSLAHALEADLEQILVDVACLCKTVICCRVTPLQKALVVELIKRHKRAVTLAIGDGANDVSMIKTAHIGVGISGQEGMQAVLASDYSFAQFRYLHRLLLVHGRWSYHRMCNFLCYFFYKNFAFTLVHFWYGFLCGFSAQTVYDQWFITLFNIVYTSLPVLAMGMFDQDVNEQFSLRYPNLYRPGQLNQLFNKRKFFICTLHGVCTSFILFFIPYGAFMSAVREDGTNISDQQAFAVTIATSLVIVVSVQIGIDTNFWTAVNHFFIWGSLAVYFAILFAMHSNGIYSIFPNQFPFIGTARNSLNQKFVWLVIFLTTVVCIMPMVAVRFIKTDCYPTQTDKVRLLQQATRRQRPQEQNLRRVRRTSSRRSAYAFAHQQGYGELITSGRNMKVHTSSTSTYPLSSPERRPATRDSLNDTTTTTGVTNDAGLSREFDQKITVEDLEDR, encoded by the exons ATGGCGCTGCGATGGCTATGGATGTTAGTGCCATGGAGAGGAGATTGGAACCCACGATCAAAAGGACCCGGACAAG AAGAGGAACGACACGTTCGGGCCAATGATCGGGACTACAATGAGCGCTTCAGTTATGCT GACAATCGCATCAAGACAGCAAAATATAACGTCTTCACCTTCCTGCCCACCAACCTGTTTGAGCAGTTCCAGCGTTTCGCGAATGCCTACTTCTTAGTTCTCCTGATATTACAG TTAATTCCAGAAATCTCCTCTTTGTCCTGGTTCACCACCATTGTGCCTTTGGTGTTGGTTTTGGCTATCACAGCTGTCAAAGATGCTACTGACGACTAT TTTCGCCATAAAAGTGACCAACAAGTCAATACCCGGCAGTCTCAGGTACTCATCAAAGGAAA ATTACAGAATGAAAAATGGATGAATGTAAGAGTCGGGGATATTATCAAACTTGAGAACAATCAGTTTGTTGCT GCTGACCTTCTCCTTCTCTCCAGCAGTGAGCCCTATGGACTGTGCTATATCGAGACCGCAGAACTTGACGG GGAGACGAACCTGAAGGTGCGTCAGGCTTTGACTGTAACCTCAGACCTCGGGGATGATGTCACGAAGCTCGCCGACTTTAATG GGGAAGTCATCTGCGAACCTCCCAACAATAAATTGGACAAGTTTACAGGGACACTATACTGGAACGATAATAAGTACTCACTGGACAATGAGAAGATGCTCTTGAGAGGCTGCGTGCTCCGAAATACTGAGTGGTGTTTTGGATTGGTTATCTTCGCAG GCCTCCAAACTAAGCTGATGCAAAACTGTGGAAGGACGAAATTCAAAAGAACAAGTATTGATAGGCTGATGAACACTttagtgctgtgg ATCTTTGGATTCCTCATCTGTATGGGCATCATCTTGGCCATTGGAAACACCATTTGGGAGGAGAAAGTTGGCAGCAACTTCTGGGCGTATCTTCAGTGGAAAGAACTCACTAGCAATGCAATCTTCTCTGGCTTCCTGACCTTTTGGTCCTACATTATCATCCTTAATACTGTTGTACCAATCTCACTATATGTTAG CGTTGAAGTTTTGCGGCTGGGACACAGTTACTTTATAAACTGGGACAGACGCATGTACTACAGCCCTAAGGACACACCTGCCGAAGCTCGGACCACCACCCTCAATGAAGAATTGGGTCAGGTGGAATTCATCTTTTCGGATAAAACAGGGACCCTCACCCAAAACATCATGGTGTTTAATAAGTGTTCCATCAATGGCAAGACTTATG gtgaaGTTTATGATGAATTTGGGCATAAAGTAGATATTACAGAG AAAACCCCATGTGTGGATTTCTCCTTCAATCCACTGATGGACCGGAAGTTTCGTTTCCATGACAGCAGCTTGGTTGAGGCCATCAAACTGGAAGAGCCTCTGGTGCAGGAATTCTTCCGTCTGTTAGCACTCTGTCACACTGTCATGCCAGAAGAGAGAAATGAGG GTGAGCTGGTGTATCAGGCACAATCTCCAGATGAAGGAGCTCTGGTCACAGCGGCACGAAACTTCGGCTTTGTGTTCCGGTCCAGAACCCCAGAAACCATCACTTTATATGAGATGGGTCAACCGGTTACCTACCAACTACTGGCCATTTTAGATTTCAACAACATCCGCAAAAGAATGAGCGTTattg TGAGAAACCCAAATGGGCAGCTAAGGCTTTACTCAAAAGGAGCAGACACAATACTCTTTGACAGGCTGGACCCGTCTAATGAAGAGCTTATGTATACTACCTCAGAGCACCTTAAT GAGTTTGCCGGGGAGGGTCTGAGAACATTAGCGCTCGCTTACAAAGACCTGGATGAGGACGTATTTGATGAATGGATGAAGCAACTCCTGTTTGCCAGCACGGCACTGGATAACAGAGAAGAAAAACTCGGGGCCCTGTATGAAGAAATAGAGCAGGGCATGATG CTGCTTGGTGCTACAGCCATAGAGGACAAACTACAAGATGGAGTTCCAGAGACTATTGCCTGTCTGACATTAGCCAACATCAAGATCTGGGTGCTAACAGGGGACAAACTAG AGACGGCAATGAACATCGGCTACTCCTGTAACATGCTCAGAGATGACATGAATGAGGTGTTTATAATCTCAGGTCACACCACGCTTGAGGTCCAACGAGAGCTCAG GGCTGCTAAAGAAACAATCATGGGACCCAGCAGAGATAAATTCAGCAGCGATGCTAACATGGAAAAGACAGAATTATACTCAAGTGACTCTGTCTTTGAAGAGACCATCATTGCAGAGTATGCTTTAGTTATTAATGGACACAGTTTG GCTCATGCCCTGGAGGCAGACCTGGAGCAGATTCTGGTAGATGTGGCGTGCCTGTGTAAGACTGTGATCTGCTGTAGAGTCACTCCACTTCAGAAAGCTCTTGTGGTTGAGCTCATAAAGAGGCATAAGAGAGCTGTCACGCTCGCCATCGGTGATGGAGCCAATGATGTCAGTATGATCAAGA CGGCTCATATTGGTGTGGGCATCAGCGGACAGGAGGGGATGCAGGCGGTGTTGGCCTCCGATTACTCCTTCGCACAGTTCCGTTACCTGCACCGCCTCCTGCTGGTCCACGGGCGCTGGTCCTACCACCGCATGTGCAACTTCCTCTGCTACTTCTTTTACAAGAACTTTGCCTTCACGCTGGTTCATTTCTGGTACGGATTTCTCTGTGGATTCTCGGCACAG ACTGTATACGACCAATGGTTCATCACACTTTTCAACATAGTCTACACTTCACTTCCTGTGCTGGCCATGGGCATGTTTGACCAG GATGTAAATGAGCAGTTCAGCTTACGCTATCCAAATCTGTACAGACCAGGACAACTCAACCAGCTTTTCAACAAGAGGAAGTTTTTCATCTGTACACTGCATGGCGTCTGCAcgtctttcattcttttcttcATCCCGTACGGAGCCTTCATGTCCGCTGTGCGGGAAGACGGCACCAACATCTCCGATCAGCAAGCATTTGCCGTCACCATAGCAACGTCTTTAGTCATCGTGGTCAGTGTCCAG ATTGGCATTGACACAAACTTCTGGACCGCTGTGAATCATTTCTTCATATGGGGAAGTCTAGCTGTTTACTTTGCAATACTTTTTGCAATGCACAGCAATGGCATTTACAGCATATTCCCAAACCAGTTCCCATTTATTG GCACGGCACGTAACTCTCTGAATCAGAAGTTTGTGTGGCTGGTTATCTTCCTTACCACTGTTGTGTGTATAATGCCTATGGTGGCCGTCCGATTCATCAAGACCGACTGCTATCCTACGCAGACTGATAAG